A stretch of Rhododendron vialii isolate Sample 1 chromosome 4a, ASM3025357v1 DNA encodes these proteins:
- the LOC131323560 gene encoding agamous-like MADS-box protein AGL61, with protein sequence MVTFSKRRKGLFKKAHELHCLTGTDIAVVAFSPAGHPFTHGEPSFESTIDKSWLEGIKVEACESVDDLVLVKNVAEEIRNKILFRAMEVDEDFVRSLLA encoded by the exons ATGGTGACATTCTCTAAGAGACGAAAGGGTCTCTTCAAGAAAGCCCACGAGCTCCACTGCCTCACGGGAACCGACATCGCCGTCGTCGCATTCTCTCCGGCCGGCCACCCGTTTACTCACGGCGAGCCCTCCTTTGAATCTACCATCGACAA GTCATGGTTGGAGGGCATAAAAGTGGAAGCTTGTGAGAGTGTTGATGATCTTGTTTTGGTGAAGAATGTGGCGGAGGAGATTAGGAACAAGATTTTGTTTCGAGCCATGGAAGTTGATGAGGATTTTGTTCGGTCTTTGCTGGCTTAA
- the LOC131323393 gene encoding ubiquitin-conjugating enzyme E2 36 translates to MANSNLPRRIIKETQRLLSEPAPGISASPSEENMRYFNVMILGPSQSPYEGGVFKLELFLPEEYPMAAPKVRFLTKIYHPNIDKLGRICLDILKDKWSPALQIRTVLLSIQALLSAPNPDDPLSENIAKHWKTNEAEAVETAKEWTRLYASGA, encoded by the exons ATGGCAAACAGCAATCTACCTCGTAGAATTATCAAG GAAACTCAGCGTCTCCTTAGCGAACCTG CACCGGGAATAAGTGCATCGCCTTCGGAAGAAAATATGCGGTATTTTAACGTCATGATTCTTGGTCCTTCACAGTCTCCCTACGAAG GAGGGGTTTTCAAGTTAGAATTATTTTTGCCTGAAGAATACCCAATGGCTGCTCCCAAG GTTCGATTTCTCACCAAAATCTACCATCCTAACATTGATAAG CTTGGGAGGATATGCCTCGATATTCTCAAGGATAAATGGAGTCCTGCTCTTCAAATTAGAACTGTACTCTTGAG CATTCAAGCACTTTTGAGTGCTCCAAACCCAGACGATCCACTTTCTGAGAACATTGCAAAGCATTGGAAAACAAATGAAGCTGAAGCCGTCGAAACAG CAAAAGAATGGACCCGGCTATATGCAAGTGGTGCTTGA
- the LOC131323394 gene encoding olee1-like protein has protein sequence MAKAIALVASALCFLAVAAADGSFSVEGLVYCDGCRVLFYTGVGGKIGQADVELQCRDRENGTVTLTKAQKSDDGGYYAIYIDKDHQNDICEVRVVSSPIPECREIVPAIASNRVNLARDSGIITNSRFVNPIGFVNKNAYPECHDVLDAMGFIPQV, from the exons ATGGCAAAGGCTATTGCTCTCGTCGCCTCTGCCCTCTGCTTCTTGGCCGTCGCCGCCGCTGATGGATCGTTCTCCGTCGAAGGCTTGGTCTATTGTGACGGATGCCGGGTCTTGTTCTACACCGGCGTCGGCGGGAAAATCGGAC AAGCTGATGTGGAACTGCAATGCAGAGATCGTGAAAACGGGACAGTGACTCTCACGAAGGCTCAGAAATCCGACGATGGCGGGTACTACGCCATTTACATCGACAAAGATCACCAGAACGACATATGCGAG gtgcggGTCGTGTCTAGCCCCATACCGGAATGCAGGGAAATCGTGCCCGCAATAGCCAGCAACAGGGTCAACCTCGCTAGAGACAGCGGCATCATCACCAACTCCCGCTTCGTGAACCCCATCGGATTCGTGAACAAGAATGCCTATCCGGAATGTCATGATGTGCTCGACGCGATGGGTTTCATCCCACAGGTTTGA